One genomic window of Paenisporosarcina antarctica includes the following:
- a CDS encoding ferritin — translation MLPTKMTEALNKQFNNEMQAAHAYKAMATYFSDKGYQGFANFYLVQAKEEDFHAMKFYHFLVTMGEKPVLRKLEEPKNHFENAVNVVEESLAQERAVTTDIYTLATLAEELKQHSTKTFLDWFIKEQMEEEEAFRLILVKLNGIQEGGEFFLKMDEDFAQRTLE, via the coding sequence ATGTTACCAACTAAAATGACTGAAGCTTTAAATAAGCAATTTAATAATGAAATGCAGGCAGCCCATGCTTATAAGGCAATGGCGACTTATTTTTCGGATAAAGGGTATCAAGGCTTTGCTAATTTTTATTTAGTACAAGCTAAAGAAGAAGATTTTCATGCTATGAAGTTTTACCATTTCTTAGTGACAATGGGTGAAAAGCCAGTACTTCGTAAATTAGAAGAACCGAAGAATCACTTTGAGAATGCAGTAAATGTAGTTGAAGAATCTCTAGCACAAGAAAGAGCAGTGACTACTGATATCTATACATTGGCTACTCTTGCAGAAGAGTTAAAGCAACATTCTACAAAAACGTTTTTAGATTGGTTTATTAAAGAACAAATGGAGGAAGAAGAAGCTTTCCGCTTAATTCTTGTGAAATTGAATGGCATACAAGAAGGGGGCGAGTTCTTCCTTAAGATGGATGAAGATTTTGCTCAACGAACATTAGAATAA
- a CDS encoding IucA/IucC family C-terminal-domain containing protein yields the protein MISMAMNELKNFDIYVEYENAKEITITDLLNEEKCLAFLQKQMIDIKAPNLAVAASMLSKRYAYLVVSSTLYSMVEFNCALNLPVKACALSKERTLCIQEGLCKWQELKGMEREQWRISLLQDLFSDHITPVLNILNKISRAPSSILWENVAIRINSIYRKTLAKELDPVKIKRLTSDFNFLKNASGKLFNLKSNPLKPFLKIGEEHTCNPYRRTCCMYNKLEKSEGISYCGNCPVKLKQTKARN from the coding sequence ATGATCAGTATGGCGATGAATGAACTGAAAAATTTCGATATATATGTTGAATATGAGAACGCTAAAGAAATCACGATAACAGATTTGCTAAATGAGGAAAAATGTTTAGCCTTTCTTCAAAAGCAAATGATCGACATAAAAGCACCCAATTTAGCGGTTGCCGCATCCATGCTGTCAAAAAGATATGCGTATCTTGTCGTGTCTTCCACCTTATATAGTATGGTCGAATTCAACTGTGCCCTTAATTTGCCGGTAAAAGCATGTGCATTAAGTAAAGAACGCACATTATGTATTCAAGAAGGACTGTGCAAATGGCAGGAATTAAAGGGCATGGAGCGGGAACAATGGCGTATATCTTTGCTGCAAGACCTTTTTTCGGATCATATTACCCCGGTTCTAAACATACTCAATAAAATATCTCGGGCTCCGTCATCAATATTATGGGAGAATGTAGCCATTCGAATTAACTCAATTTACCGAAAAACTTTAGCGAAAGAATTAGATCCTGTTAAAATTAAACGCTTAACCAGCGACTTTAATTTCTTGAAAAATGCGAGTGGAAAGTTATTTAATTTAAAATCAAACCCCCTTAAACCTTTTCTAAAAATTGGTGAAGAACATACATGTAACCCGTATCGTAGGACGTGCTGCATGTACAATAAATTAGAGAAAAGTGAAGGAATTAGTTATTGTGGTAATTGCCCAGTTAAACTTAAGCAAACAAAAGCGAGGAATTAA
- the glmS gene encoding glutamine--fructose-6-phosphate transaminase (isomerizing): protein MCGIVGYIGELDSKEILLKGLEKLEYRGYDSAGIAVRNEDGITVFKEKGRIADLRQAVELDVFAKTGIGHTRWATHGVPNQINAHPHQSDSQRFTLVHNGVIENYHLVQKEYLSDVDMKSDTDTEVIVQLLEKFSNDGMTTGEAFRHTLSLLHGSYAIALLDSEEAQTIYVAKNKSPLLVGLGDGFNVVASDAMAMLQVTSQYVELHDQEMVIVKKESVEIQQLDGTVVKRDSYTAELDMSDIEKGTYPHYMLKEIDEQPAVMRKIIQAYQNEQGDLEIEDAILAALNNADRLYIIAAGTSYHAGLVGKEYFEKIAGIPVEVHIASEFGYNMPLLSKNPIFMFITQSGETADSRQVLVKIKKLGHPTLTVTNVKGSTLSREADYTLLLHAGPEIAVASTKAYTAQIAVLAITAALVAKKAGHQVEFDIVHEIGIVANAMQSLVDSKEEMEQIARDFLATTRNAFFIGRNLDFCVSMEGALKLKEISYIQAEGFAGGELKHGTIALIEEGTPVFALVTQKAVSLNIRGNVKEVVARGANPCIIAMEGMEEEGDTVILPKVHPLLSPLVSVIPMQLISYYASLHRDCDVDKPRNLAKSVTVE from the coding sequence ATGTGCGGAATTGTAGGATACATTGGAGAATTAGATTCAAAAGAAATTTTATTAAAAGGCTTAGAGAAATTAGAATACCGCGGTTATGATTCAGCAGGTATAGCTGTGCGCAACGAAGATGGCATTACTGTCTTTAAAGAAAAAGGGCGTATCGCAGACTTACGTCAAGCAGTAGAACTTGATGTGTTCGCAAAAACAGGAATTGGTCATACACGTTGGGCGACTCACGGTGTACCCAATCAAATAAACGCTCATCCACATCAAAGTGATTCGCAACGTTTTACGCTTGTTCATAATGGCGTTATTGAAAACTACCACTTGGTACAAAAAGAATATTTATCTGACGTTGACATGAAGTCTGATACGGATACAGAGGTCATTGTACAATTGCTTGAGAAATTCTCAAATGATGGCATGACAACTGGTGAAGCCTTCCGTCATACTTTGTCATTGTTACATGGTTCATATGCAATAGCGTTACTAGATTCAGAGGAAGCGCAAACCATCTATGTAGCTAAAAATAAGAGTCCGTTATTAGTAGGTCTTGGTGATGGTTTTAATGTAGTGGCTTCTGACGCGATGGCAATGTTACAAGTAACATCTCAATACGTAGAACTTCATGATCAAGAAATGGTAATCGTGAAAAAAGAGTCTGTCGAAATTCAACAATTAGACGGAACAGTCGTGAAACGTGATTCATACACGGCCGAACTTGATATGAGTGATATTGAAAAAGGTACGTATCCTCACTACATGTTAAAAGAAATTGACGAGCAACCAGCTGTTATGCGTAAAATAATTCAAGCATATCAGAATGAACAAGGAGATCTTGAAATAGAAGATGCTATCTTGGCTGCTTTGAATAATGCAGATCGTCTCTATATTATTGCGGCAGGTACTAGTTATCACGCAGGATTAGTCGGAAAAGAATACTTTGAGAAAATTGCAGGGATTCCGGTAGAAGTTCACATCGCAAGTGAATTTGGCTACAACATGCCTTTATTATCAAAAAATCCAATATTTATGTTCATCACACAATCAGGCGAAACGGCAGATAGTCGCCAAGTATTAGTGAAAATCAAAAAATTAGGTCATCCTACGTTGACTGTAACCAATGTTAAAGGCTCTACGCTTTCTCGTGAAGCGGATTATACATTGCTACTACATGCAGGTCCTGAAATTGCAGTAGCTTCTACAAAAGCTTATACAGCTCAAATCGCAGTACTTGCGATAACGGCAGCACTCGTTGCTAAAAAAGCGGGACATCAAGTAGAATTTGATATCGTTCATGAAATTGGGATTGTCGCAAATGCTATGCAATCGCTAGTTGATTCAAAAGAAGAAATGGAGCAAATCGCTCGTGACTTCCTTGCAACAACACGCAACGCATTCTTCATTGGCCGTAACTTAGACTTCTGTGTCAGCATGGAAGGCGCATTGAAATTAAAAGAAATTTCATATATCCAAGCTGAAGGCTTTGCCGGTGGCGAATTGAAACACGGAACCATCGCGTTAATTGAAGAAGGCACACCAGTCTTCGCTTTGGTAACACAAAAAGCAGTGAGTTTAAATATTCGTGGAAACGTAAAAGAAGTGGTAGCACGTGGAGCCAATCCATGTATCATTGCAATGGAAGGCATGGAAGAAGAGGGCGATACAGTTATCTTACCAAAAGTGCATCCTCTGCTATCTCCACTTGTTTCGGTCATTCCTATGCAGTTAATCAGCTACTACGCATCACTTCACCGTGATTGTGACGTGGATAAACCACGTAACTTGGCAAAATCGGTTACAGTTGAATAA
- a CDS encoding ABC transporter ATP-binding protein, whose amino-acid sequence MSEIQINIKNLSLAYGDTTIIDSLNLAIPKGKITVFIGRNGCGKSTLLQAMGRLIKPRTGSVFLDDRDILKMDSKEVAKELSILPQSPIAPEGVTVEQLVKQGRYPYQSTFKQWTQEDETTVNHALTVTNMEELQNKHVNELSGGQRQRAWIALNLTQNTDTLLLDEPTTYLDLSHQIEILDLLYEMNRKDNRTIVMVLHDINLASRYADHLVAIKDQKVFIQGVPEAIITSENIERIYGLKCRIGFDSKFGTPICYPEGKGRNIKTNNGIYELA is encoded by the coding sequence ATGAGCGAAATTCAAATTAATATAAAAAATCTTTCATTAGCATACGGTGATACGACTATAATTGATTCATTAAATTTAGCAATACCTAAAGGGAAAATCACCGTCTTTATCGGTCGAAATGGATGCGGGAAATCAACTTTGCTACAAGCTATGGGCCGATTAATCAAACCACGAACTGGTAGCGTATTCCTGGATGACCGCGATATTTTAAAGATGGATTCTAAAGAAGTCGCTAAAGAGTTATCCATTTTACCTCAGTCACCAATTGCCCCAGAAGGAGTAACCGTGGAACAGTTAGTAAAACAAGGGCGATATCCATATCAAAGTACATTCAAACAATGGACTCAAGAAGATGAAACAACTGTTAATCATGCGTTAACCGTAACAAACATGGAAGAATTACAAAATAAACATGTCAATGAATTATCTGGCGGACAGCGTCAAAGAGCCTGGATCGCCCTTAATCTTACTCAAAATACCGATACCCTTTTATTAGATGAACCAACTACTTATTTAGATTTATCTCACCAAATTGAAATTTTAGACCTCTTATATGAGATGAATAGAAAAGATAACAGAACCATCGTTATGGTATTGCACGATATCAATTTGGCCAGTCGTTATGCGGATCATCTCGTAGCGATTAAGGACCAAAAAGTTTTTATTCAAGGCGTTCCTGAAGCAATTATAACCAGCGAAAACATCGAACGCATATACGGATTAAAATGTCGCATCGGGTTTGACAGTAAATTCGGTACGCCCATCTGTTACCCAGAGGGAAAAGGAAGAAATATAAAAACAAATAATGGGATATATGAATTGGCGTGA
- a CDS encoding gamma-glutamyltransferase family protein, producing MDYLHHPFAAKRHTVFAKKGMVATSQPLAAQAGLEILQKGGNAIDAAIATAAALTVVEPTSNGIGGDAFALVWTKDKLHGLNASGPAPQSISAEAIRQKGHEKMPVFGVIPVTVPGVPAAWAELSQKFGKLPLKDVLIPAIRYAEEGYPLTPILGKYWKAAYKKFKDTFTTEEFASWFETFAPNGRAPEVGEVWSSPGHAKTLRAIGETNARDFYEGEIADKIDAYFKKHDGYLTKEDLATYKPQWVEPVSANYRGYDVWEIPPNGQGMVALMALNVFKQLDKPAWQDADTFHQQIEAMKLAFTDGQAFITEPEAMPVSVEHLLSEEYAEKRAGVIEDTASNPQPYELPKGGTVYLAVADDEGNMVSYIQSNYMGFGSGIVVPGTGIGMQNRGHDFSLDETHPNVLKPGKRTYHTIIPGFLTKDGQAVGPFGVMGGYMQPQGHFQVVTNTVDFLLNPQATLDMPRWQWIKGKTVHVEPEFPNYLVQNLVRKGHDIHVTSDGGSFGRGQIIWRNPETGVLQGGTESRTDGTIAAW from the coding sequence ATGGATTACTTACACCACCCATTTGCAGCGAAGCGTCATACCGTATTCGCGAAGAAAGGCATGGTCGCAACATCACAACCACTTGCAGCACAAGCAGGTCTTGAAATTTTGCAGAAAGGTGGTAATGCGATTGACGCTGCGATCGCGACAGCGGCAGCATTGACAGTTGTTGAACCAACTTCGAACGGAATTGGCGGCGATGCATTCGCACTTGTATGGACAAAAGATAAGCTACATGGTCTCAACGCCTCTGGTCCTGCACCACAATCGATTTCTGCTGAAGCTATACGACAAAAAGGACATGAAAAAATGCCTGTGTTTGGTGTGATTCCTGTCACTGTACCTGGTGTACCGGCTGCTTGGGCAGAGCTTTCACAGAAATTCGGCAAACTACCGTTAAAAGATGTACTCATTCCAGCTATTCGTTATGCAGAAGAAGGCTACCCATTAACACCGATTCTCGGGAAGTACTGGAAAGCTGCCTATAAGAAATTCAAGGATACCTTTACAACAGAAGAATTTGCCTCTTGGTTTGAAACATTTGCGCCAAACGGACGAGCGCCTGAAGTAGGAGAAGTTTGGTCATCTCCTGGTCACGCAAAAACGTTGCGTGCAATCGGTGAAACAAATGCAAGAGATTTCTATGAAGGCGAAATTGCGGATAAAATCGATGCCTACTTTAAGAAACACGATGGCTATTTAACAAAAGAAGATTTAGCTACATACAAACCACAATGGGTTGAGCCAGTTTCTGCGAATTACCGTGGATATGACGTATGGGAAATCCCACCAAATGGACAAGGCATGGTTGCACTTATGGCGTTAAACGTCTTTAAGCAATTAGACAAACCAGCTTGGCAAGATGCAGACACATTCCATCAACAGATTGAAGCCATGAAATTGGCATTCACAGACGGCCAAGCGTTTATTACAGAACCTGAAGCGATGCCAGTGAGCGTTGAACATTTACTATCAGAAGAATACGCAGAAAAGCGTGCGGGTGTTATCGAAGATACCGCAAGCAACCCACAACCTTATGAACTACCAAAGGGTGGCACTGTCTATTTAGCTGTTGCCGATGATGAAGGAAATATGGTTTCTTATATCCAAAGTAATTATATGGGCTTTGGCTCAGGTATCGTGGTGCCAGGTACTGGAATTGGGATGCAAAACCGTGGCCATGATTTTTCACTTGATGAAACACATCCGAACGTCTTGAAACCAGGGAAGAGAACGTATCATACCATCATTCCAGGATTCCTAACGAAAGATGGGCAAGCAGTTGGACCATTTGGTGTAATGGGTGGATATATGCAACCTCAAGGACACTTCCAAGTAGTAACCAATACAGTGGATTTCTTATTGAATCCACAAGCAACCTTGGATATGCCTCGCTGGCAGTGGATCAAAGGGAAGACGGTCCATGTCGAACCCGAGTTTCCAAATTACTTGGTGCAGAACTTGGTTAGAAAAGGACATGACATACATGTAACATCGGACGGTGGTAGTTTTGGACGCGGGCAGATCATTTGGCGAAATCCCGAAACGGGCGTACTGCAAGGCGGTACAGAATCCCGAACTGATGGAACCATCGCTGCTTGGTAG
- a CDS encoding FecCD family ABC transporter permease → MSNRWIVRSKYEKFSFFLIKKEVYKTIAVLISLLLVVLLGLMVGFDIIPFHEVINYTFNLAPIDNEFALGELRMPRVLSGMIVGASLAVAGLIVQGIVRNPLASPDVIGVTSGASLGAVLFITYLSSSMGIQWTPIFAVLGAIVTFFIIYLFSLHPLITGNQIVLIGIGLAAFANAFIMYILVTSDSFSSERVFLWMTGSLYGVNWLQTISILVSFSSLFFMIMWSQRKFELYSYGDAVAEQLGLNLKRFRILFLLFSALLCGLSVSVAGGIGFIGLLTPHISRKIVRHHTSLLFITTAGIGAILVVLADWIARIAFHPLDIPVGVFTSGIGAPFFIYLLIKNRNSF, encoded by the coding sequence GTGTCTAATCGCTGGATTGTTCGGTCTAAATATGAGAAATTTTCATTTTTTTTAATAAAGAAAGAAGTGTATAAAACCATAGCCGTACTGATTAGTTTATTGTTAGTCGTTTTGTTAGGGTTGATGGTTGGCTTCGATATTATTCCTTTTCATGAAGTGATTAATTATACGTTTAATTTAGCACCGATTGACAATGAATTTGCCTTAGGGGAATTAAGAATGCCACGTGTTTTATCGGGCATGATCGTTGGAGCATCACTTGCCGTCGCTGGTTTAATCGTGCAAGGAATCGTACGAAACCCGCTTGCTTCACCTGATGTCATTGGTGTCACAAGTGGCGCTTCTTTAGGGGCAGTTTTATTTATCACTTACTTGAGTAGTTCAATGGGAATTCAATGGACACCCATTTTTGCTGTACTTGGTGCAATTGTTACTTTCTTTATCATTTATCTATTTTCATTACATCCGTTGATAACAGGGAATCAAATTGTGTTAATAGGCATTGGATTAGCCGCATTTGCAAATGCGTTTATTATGTATATTCTCGTGACATCGGATTCATTTTCATCAGAACGCGTATTTTTATGGATGACAGGCAGCCTATATGGCGTCAATTGGCTACAAACTATATCGATACTCGTATCGTTTAGTAGTTTATTCTTTATGATTATGTGGTCGCAGCGGAAGTTCGAGTTGTACAGTTACGGTGATGCAGTTGCCGAACAGTTAGGCTTAAATTTGAAGAGATTTAGAATCTTATTCCTACTTTTTAGTGCACTTCTTTGCGGACTATCTGTTTCTGTAGCTGGAGGAATTGGCTTTATTGGTTTGCTGACACCGCATATTTCACGTAAAATTGTGCGTCATCACACGTCACTTCTATTTATTACAACAGCTGGTATCGGTGCAATATTAGTAGTACTGGCAGACTGGATTGCGCGAATTGCTTTTCATCCATTAGATATTCCAGTAGGCGTTTTTACATCAGGTATCGGAGCACCATTCTTTATTTATTTGTTGATTAAAAATCGAAATTCGTTTTAG
- a CDS encoding chromate transporter gives MVERPISKNTSARPGRVLHRNIGLAFFRIGMLGFGGGPSSIPLVHQEVVKKYEWMTDDEFGDTLALANTLPGPIATKMAGYVGYRVAGLWGCLNALLSSIIPTVVLMIVFLGLLQTYKDVPWVENMAASVVPVVAVMLALLTWEFIKKSGQTLGWMRALLLLALSAILIEAFNIHPAFVILGCFLVAFSSLLKRRKKA, from the coding sequence TTGGTAGAACGTCCGATATCGAAGAACACCTCCGCGCGTCCAGGACGTGTTCTTCACCGTAACATTGGACTAGCTTTTTTTAGAATTGGCATGCTTGGATTTGGAGGAGGCCCTTCCTCGATTCCATTAGTTCATCAAGAAGTTGTGAAAAAATATGAATGGATGACTGACGATGAATTTGGAGACACCCTAGCTCTTGCCAATACATTACCAGGACCCATCGCCACAAAAATGGCGGGTTATGTTGGCTATCGAGTAGCAGGGTTATGGGGATGTCTAAATGCACTCCTTTCCTCTATCATTCCAACTGTAGTGTTAATGATTGTTTTTTTAGGTTTGCTTCAAACATATAAAGATGTCCCTTGGGTAGAAAATATGGCAGCATCAGTTGTTCCGGTTGTTGCCGTCATGCTTGCCTTGTTGACATGGGAATTTATTAAGAAATCAGGTCAAACACTTGGCTGGATGCGCGCTCTCTTGCTCTTGGCTCTATCAGCTATATTAATAGAGGCGTTTAATATTCATCCCGCATTTGTCATTTTAGGTTGCTTCCTGGTAGCTTTCTCCTCGCTGTTGAAAAGGAGGAAGAAAGCATGA
- a CDS encoding chromate transporter, protein MIYWQIFLAFFIPGILGYGGGPASIPLVEHEVVGKYEWMSTQEFSEVVAIGNSLPGPIATKMAGYIGYAEAGVLGSIVAMIATVAPSLILMIGMMVILMKYKEEPEVKSLTKLIRPVIAVLLGFMTIRFAQQSVEGVGISYTLLIMGVSFILLEKVKLHPAFVIALALLFGAITGL, encoded by the coding sequence ATGATCTACTGGCAAATATTTTTAGCCTTCTTTATTCCTGGGATATTAGGGTACGGCGGGGGGCCAGCATCTATCCCTCTAGTGGAGCATGAAGTAGTAGGTAAATATGAATGGATGTCTACGCAAGAATTTAGTGAGGTAGTTGCCATTGGAAATTCATTGCCTGGTCCGATTGCAACTAAAATGGCTGGTTATATTGGGTACGCAGAAGCGGGTGTGTTGGGGTCTATCGTAGCAATGATTGCCACGGTGGCTCCATCTTTAATCCTAATGATCGGTATGATGGTCATATTAATGAAGTACAAAGAAGAGCCCGAAGTGAAAAGTTTAACAAAACTCATTCGACCGGTCATAGCGGTGTTACTTGGATTTATGACGATTCGATTTGCACAACAATCAGTGGAAGGTGTTGGCATAAGCTACACGCTGCTCATAATGGGTGTAAGTTTTATTTTATTGGAAAAAGTAAAACTACATCCTGCTTTTGTCATAGCATTAGCATTATTATTTGGAGCTATTACAGGTTTGTGA
- a CDS encoding iron chaperone, with the protein MEVFAEYLARIDNPQNRERTEEVLAWVTKKFPNLMPKIAWNQPMFTDHGTYIIGFSIAKHHLAVAPELAGINHFSDEIVQAGYDHTKQLVRIKWGRPVDFSLLEKMIEFNILDKADCSTFWRK; encoded by the coding sequence ATGGAGGTTTTTGCAGAATATTTAGCGCGTATCGATAACCCACAAAACCGGGAACGAACGGAAGAAGTCTTGGCTTGGGTAACTAAAAAATTTCCGAATTTAATGCCGAAAATTGCTTGGAATCAGCCTATGTTTACCGATCACGGCACATATATTATTGGCTTTAGCATAGCCAAACACCATTTGGCTGTTGCCCCTGAATTGGCAGGGATTAATCATTTTTCTGATGAAATTGTGCAGGCTGGTTATGATCACACCAAGCAGTTGGTACGAATCAAGTGGGGTCGTCCGGTTGATTTCTCATTACTTGAGAAAATGATCGAGTTTAATATCTTGGACAAGGCAGACTGTTCAACTTTTTGGCGAAAATAA
- a CDS encoding FecCD family ABC transporter permease, with amino-acid sequence MSQLVKQNRRKIFGLILLVIILLICMLSSLMFGIKHYALADIYNMSMFFNAQDITHIIIWKERFPRMVIAVVTGASLGMAGMISQLLTRNPLGSPSVLGINAGSIFFIVVFVVVLNVTDLNVIVYFAFLGALLAAVLVYLLGTVSNSGTTSVRIILAGIAVNAMFVSFTQIILLMNQKGMNDVLFWMAGTISGRTLDMLFAVLPFLLSALIVTCFLAGSMNIYASGESIAKGLGQNIMVMKLTLLVLMVVLAGGSLAVIGNVAFVGLIIPHLARSLVGNNYAWLTSYSIVLGSIFLLVADISTRLINPPSEIPLGVITAFLGAPFFIYVAFKGGRARV; translated from the coding sequence ATGTCCCAACTTGTAAAACAAAATAGAAGAAAGATATTTGGCTTAATTTTATTAGTAATAATCTTACTCATTTGTATGCTATCGAGTTTGATGTTCGGTATTAAGCATTATGCATTGGCTGATATTTACAACATGAGCATGTTTTTTAATGCACAAGATATCACTCATATTATTATTTGGAAAGAGCGTTTCCCTCGTATGGTAATCGCTGTCGTTACAGGGGCTTCTCTAGGGATGGCTGGCATGATTAGTCAATTGTTAACACGTAATCCTTTAGGGTCCCCTAGTGTGCTAGGAATTAATGCAGGTTCGATTTTTTTTATTGTCGTATTTGTTGTTGTATTAAATGTAACAGATTTAAATGTCATTGTGTATTTCGCTTTTTTAGGAGCATTACTAGCCGCTGTTTTAGTATATTTACTCGGTACTGTTAGTAATTCTGGCACTACATCGGTACGAATTATTTTAGCTGGAATTGCAGTAAATGCCATGTTTGTGTCTTTTACGCAAATCATTTTGTTAATGAATCAAAAAGGCATGAATGACGTTCTGTTTTGGATGGCAGGTACGATTAGTGGACGGACCTTAGATATGTTATTCGCTGTATTGCCGTTCTTACTTAGTGCACTCATTGTGACTTGTTTTTTAGCGGGATCCATGAATATTTACGCATCTGGAGAGAGTATTGCCAAAGGGTTGGGGCAAAACATAATGGTCATGAAATTGACCTTACTGGTATTAATGGTTGTACTAGCGGGTGGGTCATTAGCGGTAATTGGTAACGTCGCGTTTGTTGGTTTAATTATTCCACATTTAGCTAGATCACTTGTTGGAAACAATTATGCTTGGTTAACAAGCTATTCTATTGTATTAGGAAGCATCTTTTTGCTGGTTGCAGATATTAGTACCCGGCTAATTAATCCACCATCAGAAATACCTTTAGGTGTGATAACCGCTTTCTTAGGAGCACCGTTCTTTATTTATGTAGCATTTAAAGGAGGACGTGCTCGTGTCTAA
- a CDS encoding ABC transporter substrate-binding protein, with the protein MFHNKKIVLIMSFVMTLILLVTGCGNKETIVEEKEASAAQEERVVKHSAGETAIKGTPKKIVTLYQGANDTAAALGVKPVGVVESWSQQPIYEYLRTDLEGATNVGQELQPNLEEIAKLKPDLIIASIYRHEAIYDQLSKIAPTIMDDTVYEWKDTMNLMAEALNKQDKADELLAEWDGRVEDFKTQMGDQLPIKAAITNFRSDHMRVYYNSYAGSILNELGFEGLERPAGTEGEEWGEKITTKERLAELSADTIFNFNASKDSELVEKNYEEWTSHPLWNEIDAVKNDKVFQVDEVFWSTGAGYKSANLMLDSLYEIYELKK; encoded by the coding sequence ATGTTTCACAATAAAAAGATCGTTTTAATTATGTCATTTGTAATGACATTGATATTACTAGTAACAGGCTGTGGTAATAAGGAAACAATAGTCGAGGAAAAAGAAGCATCTGCAGCTCAAGAAGAACGCGTAGTTAAGCATTCTGCAGGAGAAACAGCGATTAAAGGTACGCCTAAAAAAATCGTCACGTTATATCAAGGTGCAAATGATACTGCTGCAGCACTTGGTGTGAAGCCAGTGGGTGTTGTCGAGTCTTGGAGTCAACAACCAATATATGAATATTTAAGAACTGATTTAGAAGGTGCAACTAATGTTGGACAAGAGTTACAACCGAACTTAGAAGAGATTGCTAAATTAAAACCAGATTTAATTATTGCATCTATTTATCGCCATGAGGCAATTTATGATCAACTATCTAAAATTGCTCCAACTATCATGGACGATACAGTTTATGAATGGAAAGATACGATGAATTTAATGGCTGAAGCGTTAAATAAACAAGATAAAGCCGATGAATTATTAGCTGAGTGGGATGGTCGAGTAGAAGATTTCAAAACACAAATGGGTGACCAGTTACCGATTAAGGCAGCCATCACAAACTTCCGCTCAGATCATATGCGTGTCTATTACAATAGTTATGCGGGTTCAATTTTGAACGAATTAGGATTTGAAGGACTTGAACGCCCTGCAGGTACTGAGGGAGAAGAGTGGGGAGAGAAGATCACTACTAAGGAACGTCTCGCTGAACTGAGTGCCGATACAATATTTAACTTCAACGCATCTAAAGATTCTGAACTAGTTGAGAAAAACTACGAAGAGTGGACAAGTCATCCTCTTTGGAACGAAATTGATGCTGTGAAAAACGATAAGGTTTTCCAGGTTGACGAAGTGTTTTGGAGTACTGGAGCTGGGTATAAATCAGCTAATTTAATGCTTGATAGCTTATATGAAATATATGAATTAAAAAAATAA